From a single Alloactinosynnema sp. L-07 genomic region:
- a CDS encoding MFS transporter — protein MAVADPPTVADPVTKVSARWISGFCLAVVGTFVGWYGPLQILLAKQADAFDPAGKESVLAVVALLGATVSLLANPVWGALSDRTTSRFGRRIPWVVVGTVGGVAGLLVLAAADGIGLMIIGWCLVQLTLNAPLAALSAAIPDQVPVAQRGTAGGYFGLAQMFGVMAGTGLAVAGGSIVGGYVACAAFVLLAPLPYVLLGKDTVITERPPWHWRAFLSGFWISPRRYPDFAWAWFTRFLMNVSNAIALLYLLFYLKDGVRIEDPETGVLILTVLDACTMLITVMVAGVWSDRIGRRRVFVFGSGVIMAVAAMLLAVWPTWAGAVTAAIVLGVGFGAYTSVDFALITQVLPRAADRGRDLGVLNVANTLPQVLAPVVAAPIVRHLGGYPMLFSVSALVALVGALLVYRIKSVR, from the coding sequence ATGGCCGTCGCCGACCCGCCCACCGTCGCTGACCCGGTGACCAAGGTGTCCGCCCGGTGGATCTCCGGGTTCTGTCTGGCCGTGGTCGGCACGTTCGTCGGCTGGTACGGGCCGCTGCAGATCTTGCTGGCCAAGCAGGCCGACGCGTTCGACCCGGCGGGCAAGGAGTCGGTGCTGGCGGTGGTGGCCCTATTGGGGGCCACCGTGTCGTTGCTGGCCAACCCGGTCTGGGGCGCGCTGTCGGACCGCACGACCTCCCGCTTCGGCAGGCGGATCCCGTGGGTCGTGGTCGGCACGGTGGGCGGGGTCGCCGGGCTGCTCGTGCTCGCGGCGGCCGACGGCATCGGGCTGATGATCATCGGCTGGTGCCTCGTCCAGCTCACCTTGAACGCGCCCTTGGCCGCGCTGTCGGCGGCGATCCCCGACCAGGTCCCGGTCGCCCAGCGCGGCACCGCGGGCGGCTACTTCGGGCTCGCGCAGATGTTCGGGGTCATGGCTGGCACCGGGTTGGCGGTGGCGGGCGGTTCGATCGTCGGCGGCTACGTCGCGTGCGCGGCGTTCGTCCTGCTCGCGCCGCTGCCGTATGTGCTGCTGGGCAAGGACACCGTGATCACCGAGCGCCCGCCGTGGCACTGGCGGGCGTTCCTGTCCGGGTTCTGGATCAGTCCCCGCCGCTACCCCGACTTCGCGTGGGCGTGGTTCACCCGGTTCCTGATGAACGTCAGCAACGCCATCGCCCTGCTTTACCTGCTGTTCTACCTCAAGGACGGCGTGCGGATCGAGGATCCCGAGACCGGCGTGCTGATCCTGACCGTGCTCGACGCCTGCACGATGCTGATCACGGTCATGGTCGCGGGCGTCTGGTCGGACCGGATCGGCAGGCGGCGGGTGTTCGTGTTCGGCTCCGGCGTGATCATGGCCGTGGCCGCGATGCTGCTCGCGGTCTGGCCGACCTGGGCCGGGGCGGTGACCGCGGCGATCGTGCTGGGGGTCGGGTTCGGCGCCTACACCTCGGTCGACTTCGCGCTGATCACCCAGGTGCTCCCCCGGGCCGCCGACCGGGGCCGCGACCTCGGCGTGCTCAACGTGGCCAACACGCTGCCGCAGGTGCTCGCGCCGGTGGTCGCCGCGCCGATCGTGCGCCACCTCGGCGGCTACCCGATGTTGTTCTCGGTCTCCGCGCTCGTCGCACTGGTGGGCGCGCTGCTCGTCTATCGGATCAAGTCGGTTCGCTGA
- a CDS encoding GH1 family beta-glucosidase — protein sequence MDFPALPKDFVFGVSAASYQIEGAVGADGRGVSIWDTFTAEPGRIRNGDTGDVACDHYHRYREDVAMMKELGVDAYRFSIAWPRIQPTGRGAANEAGLDFYDRLVDELLAAGITPAATLYHWDLPQALEDAGGWTVRDTAERLAEYAGIVGARLGDRVGMWMPLNEPVVVTMFGYAMGAHAPGRQLGFGALPVAHHQLLGHGLSVQALRAAGCANIGIASNHAPTWPASDSAEDKQAAEIFDALVNWTFADPILRGEYPDPLIAAAMPGPVAADLKVIAEPLDWFGINYYQPALVGAPGSGESLLPGVELPFDLRTTEGYPKTDFGWSVVPDGLREILAAFKDRYGDALPPVYITESGCSYHDTVGPDGAVHDQRRIDYHDQHLRALAESGVDVRGYFAWSIMDNFEWAEGFTERFGLVHVDYDTLKRTPKDSFGWYRDLIRSRQ from the coding sequence GTGGACTTCCCCGCACTCCCCAAGGACTTCGTCTTCGGCGTCTCGGCGGCGTCCTACCAGATCGAGGGCGCGGTCGGCGCCGACGGCCGCGGAGTGTCTATTTGGGACACTTTCACCGCCGAGCCGGGGCGGATCAGGAACGGCGACACCGGCGACGTCGCGTGCGACCACTACCACCGTTACCGCGAGGACGTGGCCATGATGAAGGAGCTGGGCGTCGACGCCTATCGCTTCTCCATCGCCTGGCCCCGGATCCAGCCGACCGGCCGCGGCGCGGCCAACGAGGCCGGACTCGACTTCTACGACCGGTTGGTCGACGAACTGCTCGCCGCCGGGATCACCCCCGCCGCCACCCTCTACCACTGGGATCTGCCACAGGCGCTTGAGGACGCGGGCGGCTGGACGGTCCGCGACACCGCCGAGCGGCTCGCCGAGTACGCGGGCATCGTCGGCGCCCGCCTCGGTGACCGGGTGGGCATGTGGATGCCGCTCAACGAACCGGTCGTGGTGACCATGTTCGGCTACGCGATGGGCGCCCACGCCCCCGGCAGGCAGCTCGGCTTCGGCGCGCTCCCGGTGGCCCACCACCAGCTCCTCGGCCACGGCCTGTCGGTTCAGGCGCTGCGCGCGGCGGGCTGCGCCAACATCGGCATCGCCTCCAACCACGCCCCGACCTGGCCCGCCTCGGACTCCGCCGAGGACAAGCAGGCAGCCGAGATCTTCGACGCGCTGGTCAACTGGACCTTCGCCGACCCGATCCTGCGTGGGGAGTACCCGGACCCGTTGATCGCCGCGGCGATGCCGGGCCCGGTCGCGGCGGACCTGAAGGTCATCGCCGAGCCGCTGGACTGGTTCGGGATCAACTACTACCAGCCCGCGCTCGTCGGCGCGCCCGGCTCCGGGGAGTCGCTGCTGCCCGGCGTCGAGCTGCCGTTCGACCTGCGCACGACCGAGGGCTACCCGAAGACCGACTTCGGCTGGTCGGTCGTCCCCGACGGCCTGCGCGAGATCCTCGCCGCCTTCAAGGACCGCTACGGCGACGCGCTGCCGCCGGTCTACATCACCGAGAGCGGCTGCTCGTATCACGACACGGTCGGCCCGGATGGCGCCGTGCACGACCAGAGGCGCATCGACTACCACGACCAGCATCTGCGGGCGCTGGCCGAGTCCGGTGTGGACGTTCGCGGGTACTTCGCGTGGTCGATCATGGACAATTTCGAGTGGGCGGAAGGTTTCACCGAGCGGTTCGGCCTGGTGCACGTCGACTACGACACGCTCAAGCGGACCCCGAAGGACTCGTTCGGCTGGTACCGGGACCTCATCCGGTCCCGTCAGTAG
- a CDS encoding ABC transporter ATP-binding protein, which translates to MTNSAVLVRDLRVLRGGRPVLRDIGFEVPRGSVTGLLGPSGCGKTTLMRAIVGVQIVESGQVDVLGLPAGDPALRHRIGYSTQSPAIYADLTLTEALRYFASVLKAPASDVGRVIADVDLRPQADQLVGSLSGGQRGRASLAVALLGSPELLVLDEPTVGLDPVLRDDLWALFHRIAKAGTTLLVSSHVMDEAARCDRLLLMREGIILADDTPGGLRARTAKDDLEQAFLHLVRTEAAA; encoded by the coding sequence ATGACTAATTCTGCGGTGTTGGTCCGCGACCTGCGCGTGCTGCGCGGTGGCCGCCCGGTCCTGCGCGACATCGGGTTCGAGGTGCCGCGCGGGTCGGTCACAGGTCTGCTGGGGCCGAGCGGGTGCGGCAAAACCACTCTCATGCGCGCGATCGTGGGCGTGCAGATTGTCGAAAGCGGACAAGTCGACGTCCTGGGGCTGCCCGCGGGCGATCCCGCGCTGCGCCACCGCATCGGCTACTCCACCCAGAGTCCGGCGATCTACGCCGACCTGACCCTCACCGAGGCGTTGCGCTACTTCGCTTCCGTGCTCAAGGCGCCCGCCTCAGATGTCGGCCGAGTGATCGCCGACGTCGATCTCCGGCCGCAGGCCGACCAGCTCGTCGGCAGCCTTTCCGGCGGCCAGCGCGGTCGGGCGAGTCTCGCGGTGGCGCTGTTGGGCTCCCCCGAACTGCTCGTCCTCGACGAACCGACCGTCGGACTCGACCCGGTGCTGCGCGACGACCTGTGGGCCCTGTTCCACCGCATCGCCAAAGCGGGCACAACCCTGCTGGTCTCGAGTCACGTGATGGACGAGGCGGCCCGCTGCGACCGGCTGCTGCTCATGCGGGAGGGGATCATCCTCGCCGACGACACCCCAGGCGGCCTGCGCGCGCGGACCGCGAAAGACGATCTGGAGCAGGCGTTCCTGCACCTGGTCCGGACGGAGGCGGCGGCATGA
- a CDS encoding ABC transporter permease: MTPSITLATAKRILTQLRHDPRTIVMLLLVPSLLMTLLRFVFNNEVTFSRMAPALLGVFPFVIMFLIASVTTLRERTTATLERLMTMPIAKLDLILGYAIAFGTIAVFQVGIATGVSLLWLGLDVVGSVWTLLLIAVLDALLGMALGLLVSAFATSEFQAIQFMPLFVLPQFLLCGLLQPRDQMGWLLNWLSDVMPLSYAVEALTHVTRSADFTVTLTRDLLVVAACVLVALGLGAATLRRRTP; the protein is encoded by the coding sequence ATGACTCCCTCGATCACGCTGGCCACGGCCAAGCGGATCCTGACCCAGCTGCGGCACGACCCGCGCACCATCGTGATGCTGCTGCTGGTCCCCTCGCTGCTGATGACGCTGCTGCGGTTCGTCTTCAACAACGAGGTGACGTTCAGCCGGATGGCGCCCGCACTGCTCGGCGTGTTCCCGTTCGTGATCATGTTCCTGATCGCGTCGGTCACCACGCTGCGCGAACGGACAACGGCCACACTCGAACGGCTGATGACCATGCCGATCGCCAAGCTCGACCTGATCCTCGGCTACGCCATCGCCTTCGGCACGATCGCCGTGTTCCAGGTCGGCATCGCCACCGGCGTCTCGTTGCTGTGGCTGGGACTCGACGTCGTCGGTTCGGTGTGGACACTGCTGCTGATCGCCGTGCTCGACGCGCTGCTGGGGATGGCGTTGGGGCTGCTGGTGAGCGCGTTCGCCACCAGCGAGTTCCAGGCCATCCAGTTCATGCCGCTGTTCGTGCTGCCGCAGTTCCTGCTGTGCGGGCTGCTGCAGCCGCGCGACCAGATGGGCTGGCTGCTGAACTGGCTCTCGGACGTGATGCCACTGTCCTACGCCGTCGAGGCACTGACTCACGTCACCCGCTCGGCCGACTTCACCGTCACCCTCACCCGCGACCTGCTGGTCGTGGCCGCGTGCGTGCTCGTGGCGCTCGGCCTGGGTGCGGCGACACTGCGCCGCCGCACCCCTTGA